A stretch of DNA from Desulfobacterales bacterium:
TTTTATTTTTTTGTACCGGCTTACCAGGTTCTGCCGTTTTATCCGGGCCAGCACCGCCCCATGGTCCGGTACCCCTTCGATACTTGCCGCCAGCAGATTGGGGTAGAGATCGGCCACCAGCCTTTCCAGGCCGAGATAAACGATATTCACCGGATCAGCGGCCAGGGGCGTGCCATGCAGGGCCAGGAGGTTGAGCCCTTTATCCGGGGCCAGGAATTCCCGGGCCACCACATCAAGGGTCTGCCGGATAAAATCCCAGCGGTGGAGCAGGGTTTCACTTAAGAATACCCGCAGGCCCGGGAAATACTCGCAGGTCTCGGCCATATGATGGTATTCGGTGCCCGGGAAGATATGCAGGGGCTGGACCACCGCCTTGCGGAAGCCCGCGGCCTCCACCCGGGCCAGGGTCTCCTGCAGGCCGGGCAGGCCGGTTTTTTTGCGGATGATCTCCGAGGTGTAGGCCCAGAACTTTTCATACCCGGGAAACTCCTTTTCAAGTCTTTGCCGGAAGATCTCAAAAGCTGCCTTGCCGCGGCTGCTGCTGCCAAAGGCGGCAATGACGATGGCTGGTTTTTCTTTCAGTTTCGGCAGCCGCATCTTGCGGCCGATATATCCATGCTGGTGCATTTTTTATTCTCTGTCTGTTTTCTTCTGCCTTGCTCTTTCAATTCCTAACCGCGCTTTCTAATCGCCCCATAGGCGGCCAGGCCGATGATACAGAGAACAACCAGGCCGGCCAGCCACTCCACCCCGGATGAGCTGACCTGGGTGGAATCGTCCCGGCTTTGCATCTTCTCCATCTTATAGCCCTCCACCTCGGTCTGGCCCTGGTTCCGGACCCCGCCTTGCTGCTGCCCTGTTGCCGGTTTTTCGCCGGCCTGCTCCGGGCTGGGCGCGGCCAGCCGCTTTTGCAGGGCCTTGCGGTCAGCCACCTGTTCTACCAGGGATTTCCGGGCCGCCTGTTCAATGGCAATCTTAAATTTCTCCACCATCGCCGGGCTCAGCACCCCGGGCAGGGAGATGATCGAGACCACCATCTGGTTCAAGAGCGGGTTGTTACAGGTATGGTCACAGCAGGCCACCCCCTTTTCCACCACGCTCATTG
This window harbors:
- a CDS encoding sirohydrochlorin cobaltochelatase; amino-acid sequence: MHQHGYIGRKMRLPKLKEKPAIVIAAFGSSSRGKAAFEIFRQRLEKEFPGYEKFWAYTSEIIRKKTGLPGLQETLARVEAAGFRKAVVQPLHIFPGTEYHHMAETCEYFPGLRVFLSETLLHRWDFIRQTLDVVAREFLAPDKGLNLLALHGTPLAADPVNIVYLGLERLVADLYPNLLAASIEGVPDHGAVLARIKRQNLVSRYKKIKIIPMMYLAGMHAEEDLMGNGKSWRACLEEMGFAVQCPMAGYGGADYFKGLAFYPEIITFFMERLQRSLTLAAYY